Proteins from a single region of Microbacterium sp. zg-Y818:
- the polA gene encoding DNA polymerase I: MTDAAKPTLLIVDGHSLAYRAFFALPVDNFTTKDGQHTNGIYGFLSMFVNLLKAEKPTHVAVAFDTSRQSFRTREYAEYKANRSESPAEFKGQIPLLQECLQAMNITVLQKEDFEADDILATLATEGAAAGFHVLVCSGDRDTIQLVNDDITLLYPSVQGVSQLKRYDPAAVVEKYGLPPENYPDIAALVGETSDNLPGVPKVGEKTAVKWLTQYGTLDALLERSGEIKGVVGGNLRDHLDDVRRNRTLNRLLRDVELPVTPQDLAVQPIDAQAVRDIFARLEFRTLLPRVFEAAGAIDPGPGPDAVPAATAPTPAETDAAGLSEWLDATSGEVAVTVTVSGGLPQRVGLATADAAVEVAWNDETAAVLTPWLASDAPKVLSDAKPQVKALRRAGAALGGLVFDAIVAGWLLRPSFPDKNLSDLVDRYLGEKLPEADPTQLVPETEGATPGQVSWFTLRVADALRDELPQSVASVLADIELPTLLTLADMELAGVAVSHEKLSAFSGELAARADAIAQQAYATIEREVNLGSPKQLQEVLFEQLQLPKTRKTKTGYSTDAAVLADLQETNPHPFLDQLLQHREATKLRQIIESLDTAIAADGRIHTTYVQTGSQTGRLSSTDPNLQNIPIRTSESRRIRAAFQVGEGYETLLTADYSQIEMRIMAHLSGDPGLIEAFNSGEDLHRFVGARVFHVAPEDVTPAMRTKVKAMSYGLVYGLSAFGLSKQLRIEQSEAKGLMLEYFARFGAVRDYLRSSVEQAKIDGYTETIFGRRRPFPDLSSPNRVLRENAERAALNAPIQGSAADIMKIALFRIHAEFAQQQLRSRVLLQIHDELVVEVAPGEWDAAERIVRERMGDAAELSVPLDVQIGRGADWDEAGH, encoded by the coding sequence GTGACGGATGCCGCAAAGCCTACCCTTCTGATCGTCGACGGCCATTCCCTGGCATATCGGGCGTTCTTCGCCCTTCCGGTGGACAACTTCACCACCAAGGACGGTCAGCACACCAACGGGATCTACGGGTTCCTGTCGATGTTCGTGAACCTGTTGAAGGCCGAGAAGCCCACGCACGTGGCGGTCGCCTTCGACACCTCGCGGCAGTCGTTCCGCACCCGCGAGTACGCGGAGTACAAGGCGAACCGCTCGGAATCGCCGGCGGAGTTCAAGGGGCAGATCCCGCTGCTGCAGGAATGCCTGCAGGCCATGAACATCACGGTGCTGCAGAAGGAGGACTTCGAGGCCGACGACATCCTCGCCACCCTCGCCACCGAGGGGGCCGCCGCCGGTTTCCACGTGCTCGTGTGCTCCGGCGACCGCGACACCATCCAGCTCGTGAACGACGACATCACCCTGCTGTACCCGAGCGTGCAGGGCGTGTCGCAGCTGAAGCGCTACGACCCCGCAGCGGTGGTCGAGAAGTACGGTCTGCCGCCGGAGAACTACCCCGACATCGCGGCCCTCGTGGGCGAGACCAGCGACAACCTCCCCGGCGTGCCGAAGGTGGGGGAGAAGACGGCGGTCAAGTGGCTCACCCAGTACGGCACGCTCGACGCGCTGCTCGAGCGCTCGGGAGAGATCAAGGGCGTCGTCGGGGGGAACCTGCGCGACCACCTCGACGATGTACGCCGCAACCGCACCCTCAACCGCCTGTTGCGCGATGTCGAGCTGCCCGTCACTCCGCAGGACCTCGCGGTGCAGCCCATCGACGCCCAGGCCGTGCGCGACATCTTCGCCCGCCTGGAGTTCCGCACGCTCCTGCCGCGGGTGTTCGAGGCCGCCGGCGCCATCGACCCGGGGCCGGGCCCCGACGCCGTGCCCGCAGCCACCGCTCCGACGCCTGCCGAGACCGATGCAGCGGGACTCTCGGAATGGCTGGATGCCACGAGCGGCGAGGTGGCCGTGACCGTCACGGTCTCCGGCGGCCTGCCGCAGCGAGTGGGTCTTGCCACCGCCGACGCCGCCGTCGAGGTCGCCTGGAACGACGAGACCGCCGCCGTGCTGACCCCGTGGCTGGCCTCGGACGCGCCGAAGGTGCTCTCCGACGCCAAGCCCCAGGTCAAGGCGCTCCGCCGCGCCGGTGCCGCGCTCGGCGGTCTCGTGTTCGACGCGATCGTCGCCGGATGGCTGCTGCGCCCGAGCTTCCCCGACAAGAACCTCTCGGACCTCGTCGACCGGTACCTGGGCGAGAAGCTCCCGGAGGCCGATCCCACCCAGCTGGTGCCCGAGACCGAGGGCGCGACCCCCGGTCAGGTGTCGTGGTTCACGCTGCGGGTGGCCGATGCGCTGCGTGACGAGCTGCCGCAGAGCGTGGCATCCGTCCTCGCCGACATCGAGCTGCCGACGCTGCTGACCCTCGCCGACATGGAGCTCGCCGGCGTCGCGGTCTCGCACGAGAAGCTCTCCGCGTTCTCGGGCGAACTGGCTGCCCGGGCCGACGCCATCGCTCAGCAGGCCTACGCGACCATCGAGCGCGAGGTGAACCTCGGCTCGCCCAAGCAGCTGCAGGAGGTGCTGTTCGAGCAGCTGCAGCTGCCGAAGACCCGTAAGACCAAGACCGGGTACTCCACGGATGCCGCCGTGCTCGCGGACCTGCAGGAGACCAATCCGCACCCGTTCCTCGACCAGCTGCTGCAGCACCGCGAGGCCACGAAGCTGCGGCAGATCATCGAGTCGCTCGACACCGCGATCGCCGCCGACGGACGCATCCACACGACCTACGTGCAGACCGGCAGCCAGACCGGGCGCCTGTCGAGCACCGACCCGAACCTGCAGAACATCCCGATCCGCACCTCCGAGAGCCGCCGCATCCGCGCCGCCTTCCAGGTGGGGGAGGGATACGAGACGCTGCTGACGGCGGACTACTCGCAGATCGAGATGCGCATCATGGCGCACCTCTCCGGCGACCCCGGCCTCATCGAGGCCTTCAACTCGGGCGAGGACCTGCACCGCTTCGTGGGTGCCCGCGTGTTCCACGTCGCGCCCGAAGACGTCACGCCGGCCATGCGCACCAAGGTCAAGGCCATGTCGTACGGGCTCGTGTACGGCCTGTCGGCGTTCGGCCTGTCCAAGCAGCTGCGCATCGAGCAGTCCGAGGCGAAGGGCCTCATGCTGGAGTACTTCGCCCGTTTCGGCGCCGTGCGCGATTACCTGCGCTCGTCGGTCGAGCAGGCAAAGATCGACGGCTACACCGAGACGATCTTCGGCCGCCGCCGCCCGTTCCCCGACCTCTCGAGCCCCAACAGGGTGCTGCGCGAGAACGCCGAGCGCGCCGCGCTCAACGCCCCGATCCAGGGGAGCGCGGCGGACATCATGAAGATCGCCCTCTTCCGCATCCACGCCGAGTTCGCCCAGCAGCAGCTGCGGTCGCGGGTGCTGCTGCAGATCCACGACGAACTGGTGGTCGAGGTGGCTCCGGGGGAGTGGGATGCCGCCGAGCGGATCGTGCGCGAGCGCATGGGCGATGCCGCAGAGCTCTCGGTGCCGCTGGACGTGCAGATCGGCCGCGGCGCGGACTGGGACGAAGCAGGTCACTGA
- a CDS encoding hotdog fold thioesterase, whose product MTDQRTATETGLEWVASRGIGALAEKMGIEFTEFAIDRCVATMPVEGNTQPVGLMHGGAYVVLGESLGSMAANLHAGPGRLAVGTDINATHTRSATSGRVTAVCTPVHLGRSMTVHEIAITDEAGRRCSTVRITNLIKDR is encoded by the coding sequence ATGACCGACCAGCGGACCGCGACCGAAACCGGCCTCGAATGGGTCGCCAGCCGCGGCATCGGCGCCCTCGCCGAGAAGATGGGGATCGAGTTCACGGAGTTCGCGATCGACCGCTGCGTGGCCACGATGCCGGTGGAGGGCAACACGCAGCCGGTCGGGCTGATGCACGGGGGCGCGTACGTCGTGCTCGGCGAGTCGCTGGGGTCGATGGCGGCCAACCTGCATGCGGGGCCCGGACGCCTGGCGGTGGGCACCGACATCAACGCAACGCACACACGGTCGGCGACGAGCGGCCGCGTCACGGCGGTGTGCACGCCCGTCCACCTCGGCCGGTCGATGACGGTGCACGAGATCGCCATCACAGACGAGGCGGGCAGGCGCTGCTCGACCGTGCGCATCACGAACCTGATCAAGGACCGCTGA
- a CDS encoding response regulator — protein MATAPRRVVVAEDESLIRLDIVEILRDAGFDVVGEAGDGETAVQLATELRPDLVIMDVKMPVLDGISAAEKLSKAHIAPVVLLTAFSQKELVERATEAGALAYVVKPFTPNDLLPAIEIALARYEQIITLEAEVADMVERFETRKLVDRAKGLLNEKMGLTEPEAFRWIQKASMDRRLTMQDVAKAIIEQLAPKK, from the coding sequence ATGGCCACAGCCCCGCGACGCGTTGTCGTCGCCGAGGACGAATCGCTGATCCGCCTCGACATCGTGGAGATTCTCCGCGACGCCGGGTTCGACGTGGTCGGCGAGGCCGGTGACGGTGAAACGGCCGTGCAGCTGGCCACCGAACTGCGCCCTGACCTTGTGATCATGGACGTGAAGATGCCCGTGCTCGACGGCATCTCCGCCGCCGAGAAGCTCAGCAAGGCGCACATCGCGCCGGTCGTGCTGCTGACGGCGTTCAGCCAGAAGGAGCTCGTGGAGCGGGCGACCGAGGCCGGTGCGCTCGCATACGTCGTGAAGCCCTTCACCCCCAACGACCTGCTGCCGGCGATCGAGATCGCCCTGGCCCGCTACGAGCAGATCATCACGCTCGAGGCCGAGGTCGCCGACATGGTCGAGCGCTTCGAGACCCGCAAGCTCGTCGACCGGGCCAAGGGCCTGCTCAACGAGAAGATGGGCCTGACCGAGCCCGAGGCGTTCCGCTGGATCCAGAAGGCGTCGATGGACCGTCGCCTGACCATGCAGGACGTCGCCAAGGCGATCATCGAGCAGCTGGCCCCCAAGAAGTAA
- the pyk gene encoding pyruvate kinase, with the protein MRRAKIVATLGPATSTYEMVRAIIDAGVDVARFNLSHGDYSVHENNFANVRKAAQDSGRAVAALVDLQGPKIRLGKFADGPHQLAVGDVFKITTDDIEGTKEIVSTTFKGLPADVRPGDFLLIDDGKVRVEVTEVDGPVVTTKVIVGGPVSNNKGINLPGVAVSVPALSEKDEADLRWGLRAGADLIALSFVRSAEDVTRVHEIMAEEGRRVPVIAKIEKPQAVENLEEIIDAFDGIMVARGDLGVELPLEAVPIVQKRAVELCRRMAKPVIVATQMLESMINNPVPTRAETSDVANAVLDGADAVMLSGETSVGDYPVVVVETMARIIESTEEHGMERIAPLNTKPRTQGGAITLAAMEVAEFVEAKYVCIFTESGDTARRMSRLRPKFPMIGFTPEPAIRRRMAITWGVQSAIVEHVAHTDLMFIQVDDYLLTNKLAEVGDRVVVISGSPPGIIGSTNDIRIHKVGDAVHGKAPIYKAEQ; encoded by the coding sequence ATGAGACGCGCGAAAATCGTCGCCACTCTCGGCCCCGCCACATCCACCTACGAGATGGTCCGCGCGATCATCGACGCCGGTGTCGACGTGGCGCGATTCAACCTGAGCCACGGCGACTATTCCGTCCACGAGAACAACTTCGCCAACGTGCGCAAGGCGGCCCAGGATTCCGGCCGCGCCGTCGCCGCGCTGGTGGACCTGCAGGGCCCCAAGATCCGACTGGGCAAGTTCGCCGACGGGCCCCACCAGCTCGCCGTGGGCGATGTCTTCAAGATCACCACGGACGACATCGAGGGCACCAAGGAGATCGTCTCGACGACCTTCAAGGGCCTTCCCGCCGACGTCCGCCCGGGCGACTTCCTTCTCATCGACGACGGCAAGGTGCGCGTCGAGGTGACCGAGGTCGACGGTCCCGTCGTCACGACGAAGGTCATCGTCGGCGGCCCGGTGTCCAACAACAAGGGCATCAACCTGCCCGGCGTCGCCGTCAGCGTGCCCGCTCTCTCCGAAAAGGATGAGGCGGACCTGCGCTGGGGCCTGCGCGCCGGCGCGGACCTCATCGCGCTGTCGTTCGTGCGCAGCGCCGAGGACGTCACCCGCGTCCACGAGATCATGGCCGAAGAGGGGCGCCGCGTGCCCGTCATCGCCAAGATCGAGAAGCCGCAGGCCGTGGAAAACCTCGAGGAGATCATCGACGCCTTCGACGGCATCATGGTCGCCCGCGGAGACCTGGGCGTCGAGCTGCCGCTCGAGGCCGTTCCGATCGTGCAGAAGCGCGCGGTCGAGCTCTGCCGCCGCATGGCCAAGCCCGTCATCGTCGCGACGCAGATGCTCGAGTCGATGATCAACAACCCGGTGCCGACCCGCGCCGAGACCAGTGACGTCGCCAACGCCGTGCTCGACGGCGCCGACGCGGTCATGCTCTCGGGCGAGACGAGCGTGGGGGACTACCCCGTCGTCGTCGTCGAGACCATGGCGCGCATCATCGAATCCACCGAAGAGCACGGCATGGAGCGCATCGCGCCGCTGAACACCAAGCCGCGCACGCAGGGCGGGGCCATCACGCTCGCCGCGATGGAGGTGGCGGAGTTCGTCGAGGCGAAGTACGTCTGCATCTTCACCGAGTCCGGCGACACCGCCCGCCGCATGTCGCGCCTGCGCCCCAAGTTCCCCATGATCGGGTTCACCCCCGAGCCGGCGATCCGTCGCCGCATGGCGATCACGTGGGGCGTCCAGTCGGCCATCGTCGAGCACGTGGCCCACACGGACCTCATGTTCATCCAGGTCGACGACTACCTGCTCACGAACAAGCTGGCCGAGGTCGGTGACCGCGTCGTCGTGATCTCCGGTTCCCCTCCCGGAATCATCGGCTCGACCAACGACATCCGCATCCACAAGGTGGGCGACGCCGTGCACGGCAAGGCGCCGATCTACAAGGCCGAGCAGTAA
- a CDS encoding glutamate synthase subunit beta → MADPKGFLKVTERELPPRRPVPVRILDWKEVYEPGDSAVLRRQAGRCMDCGVPFCHKGCPLGNLIPEWNDLMWRGQARSASERLHATNNFPEFTGRLCPAPCESSCVLGINQPAVTIKQVEVSIIEEAFARGWVEPEPPERLTGKTVAVVGSGPAGLAAAQQLTRAGHTVAVFERDDRIGGLLRYGIPDFKMEKRHLEYRLRQMQDEGTRFRAGVEIGRDITWDQLRERYDAVVIATGATVPRDLPIPGRDLAGVHFAMEYLVESNKAVAGDQVPHQISAAGKHVVVIGGGDTGADCIGTAHRQGALSVTNLAIGKQPPAERPDTHPWPMTPTLFEMTSAHEEGGERTFLASTVEFLGNDVGEVRALRVAETEFVDGRRLPKSGTEREIPADLVLIAMGFTGPEREKLEDQLDTQFTPRGILARDGDYQATHPGVFVAGDAGRGQSLIVWAIAEGRAAAAAVDRFLMGTTELPQPVRPTDIAIGLQPA, encoded by the coding sequence GTGGCTGACCCGAAGGGCTTTTTGAAGGTCACCGAGCGCGAGCTTCCGCCGCGTCGCCCGGTGCCGGTGCGCATCCTCGATTGGAAAGAGGTCTACGAGCCGGGCGACTCCGCGGTGCTGCGTCGCCAGGCCGGTCGCTGCATGGACTGCGGCGTGCCGTTCTGCCACAAGGGCTGCCCGCTGGGCAACCTCATCCCGGAGTGGAACGACCTGATGTGGCGCGGGCAGGCGCGCAGCGCCAGCGAGCGGCTGCACGCGACGAACAACTTCCCGGAGTTCACCGGGCGGCTGTGCCCGGCCCCCTGCGAGAGCTCGTGCGTGCTGGGCATCAACCAGCCCGCCGTGACCATCAAGCAGGTCGAGGTGTCGATCATCGAGGAGGCGTTCGCCCGCGGCTGGGTCGAGCCCGAGCCGCCCGAGCGCCTCACCGGCAAGACCGTCGCCGTCGTGGGCTCCGGCCCCGCCGGCCTCGCCGCCGCACAGCAGCTCACGCGGGCGGGTCACACCGTGGCCGTGTTCGAGCGGGACGACCGCATCGGCGGGCTGCTGCGCTACGGCATCCCCGACTTCAAGATGGAGAAGCGCCACCTCGAGTATCGGCTCCGCCAGATGCAGGACGAGGGCACGCGCTTCCGCGCCGGCGTCGAGATCGGCCGGGACATCACCTGGGACCAGCTGCGCGAACGGTACGACGCGGTCGTGATCGCCACCGGGGCCACCGTGCCCCGTGACCTGCCCATCCCGGGGCGGGACCTTGCCGGCGTGCACTTCGCGATGGAGTACCTCGTCGAATCCAACAAGGCCGTCGCGGGCGACCAGGTGCCCCACCAGATCAGTGCGGCAGGCAAGCACGTCGTCGTCATCGGCGGTGGCGACACCGGGGCCGACTGCATCGGCACCGCGCACCGCCAGGGTGCCCTCAGCGTCACCAACCTCGCCATCGGCAAGCAGCCTCCTGCCGAACGCCCCGACACGCATCCGTGGCCTATGACCCCGACGCTGTTCGAGATGACGTCGGCCCACGAAGAGGGCGGCGAGCGGACGTTCCTCGCCTCCACCGTGGAATTCCTCGGCAACGACGTCGGCGAGGTGCGCGCGCTGCGCGTAGCCGAGACCGAGTTCGTCGACGGCCGGCGCCTCCCCAAGAGCGGCACCGAACGCGAGATCCCCGCCGACCTCGTGCTCATCGCCATGGGGTTCACCGGACCCGAGCGCGAGAAGCTCGAAGACCAGCTCGACACGCAGTTCACGCCGCGCGGCATCCTCGCCCGCGACGGGGACTATCAGGCCACCCACCCCGGCGTCTTCGTCGCCGGCGACGCCGGCCGCGGGCAGTCGCTCATCGTGTGGGCCATCGCGGAGGGTCGGGCCGCTGCCGCTGCAGTGGACCGCTTCCTCATGGGCACGACAGAGCTTCCTCAGCCCGTGCGACCCACTGACATCGCTATCGGACTGCAGCCCGCGTAG